In a genomic window of Leisingera caerulea DSM 24564:
- a CDS encoding DUF2270 domain-containing protein, producing MAKGENGQADAGNRAPLSAAEVGALAHLYRGEVYRSVMWRTRLDITTNWAVVTLGVALSISYSSPEASPLPLILVGILIIFFLMLEARRYRFYNVFRARARWLEKHFYAPMLHDGDLHLEENWQKVLAQDYNRPDYHINLLQSIGRRIKRNYLWVLLIQSLAYAGKIAVHPRPIVSFDQALERAEIGPLPGSVVIAAGVLYVVSWSCIAIWSSLYDQQGLGIRPPAAGRKPKTLADSAAAQAAGQSHRR from the coding sequence ATGGCCAAGGGAGAGAACGGACAGGCAGACGCCGGGAATCGCGCACCTCTGTCGGCGGCCGAGGTCGGCGCATTGGCGCATTTGTACCGCGGCGAGGTCTATCGCAGCGTGATGTGGCGCACCCGGCTGGACATCACCACCAACTGGGCGGTGGTGACGCTTGGGGTTGCGCTGTCGATCTCCTATTCCTCGCCCGAAGCCTCGCCGCTGCCGCTGATCCTGGTCGGCATCCTGATCATTTTCTTCCTGATGCTGGAGGCGCGGCGATACCGGTTTTACAACGTGTTCCGCGCCCGCGCGCGCTGGCTGGAGAAGCATTTCTACGCGCCGATGCTGCATGACGGCGACCTTCATCTGGAGGAAAACTGGCAGAAGGTGCTGGCACAGGATTACAACCGGCCGGACTATCATATCAACCTGCTGCAATCGATCGGGCGCCGGATCAAGCGTAACTACCTGTGGGTGCTGCTGATCCAATCGCTGGCCTATGCCGGCAAGATCGCGGTGCACCCCCGGCCCATCGTGTCCTTTGATCAGGCGCTGGAGCGGGCCGAGATCGGCCCGCTGCCGGGCAGCGTGGTGATCGCAGCGGGTGTTCTATATGTCGTGAGCTGGAGCTGCATTGCCATCTGGAGCAGCCTTTACGACCAGCAGGGTCTAGGCATCCGCCCGCCGGCTGCGGGGCGCAAGCCCAAAACCCTGGCCGATTCGGCGGCGGCTCAGGCCGCCGGCCAAAGCCACCGGAGATAA
- the ccoG gene encoding cytochrome c oxidase accessory protein CcoG — protein MSDSNPAPSLYAAREPIFPRRVSGPFRNLKWYIMAVTLGIYYLTPWIRWDRGPSLPDQAVLLDLANRRFYFFWIEIWPHEFYFVAGLLIMAGLGLFLFTSALGRVWCGYACPQTVWTDLFILVERWIEGDRNARLRLHRQKKMDFRKARLRVTKWVAWFLIGLATGGAWVFYFADAPTLAYDLVTLNAHPVAYTTMLVLTATTFLFGGFAREQICIYACPWPRIQAAMMDEDTLTVGYREWRGEPRGKGNVRRRSKAEAEAAEQAAQAAGPGQAAYAGTPYPGLSPDADPTAATGAAEAAGPGDCIDCMACVNVCPMGIDIRDGQQMECITCALCIDACDDVMAKIGKPRGLIDYMALSDETQERAGKPPKNIWKHILRPRTIMYTSLWSLVGLGLLFALFIRSDIELTVAPERNPTYVTLSDGSIRNTYDVRLRNKHGEDRVFKLSIKGDPAMRLQLEGTVYHSVNVPADTALLQRVYIVAAKGSAPAQTDATPVRIWVEDLINGERAHKDTTFNGKGN, from the coding sequence GTGAGCGATTCCAACCCAGCCCCGAGCCTGTATGCCGCCAGGGAACCGATTTTTCCCCGGCGCGTCTCCGGACCCTTCCGAAATCTGAAGTGGTACATCATGGCGGTGACGCTGGGGATCTACTACCTGACCCCCTGGATTCGCTGGGACCGCGGGCCCTCTTTGCCGGATCAGGCGGTGCTGCTGGATCTGGCGAACCGCCGGTTCTACTTTTTCTGGATCGAGATCTGGCCGCACGAATTCTACTTCGTCGCGGGCCTGCTGATCATGGCGGGACTGGGGCTGTTCCTGTTCACCTCCGCCTTGGGCCGGGTCTGGTGCGGCTATGCCTGCCCGCAGACCGTCTGGACCGATCTGTTCATCCTGGTGGAGCGATGGATCGAGGGCGACCGAAACGCCCGTTTGCGTCTGCACCGGCAAAAGAAGATGGATTTCCGCAAGGCCCGCCTGCGGGTGACCAAATGGGTAGCCTGGTTCCTGATCGGGCTGGCCACCGGCGGTGCCTGGGTGTTCTATTTCGCCGATGCGCCGACGCTGGCCTATGATCTGGTGACGCTGAACGCGCATCCGGTTGCCTATACAACCATGCTGGTGCTGACAGCGACCACCTTCCTGTTCGGCGGTTTTGCGCGCGAGCAGATCTGCATCTACGCCTGCCCCTGGCCACGCATTCAGGCGGCGATGATGGATGAGGACACGCTGACCGTTGGCTACCGCGAATGGCGGGGCGAGCCTCGGGGCAAGGGCAACGTCCGCCGCCGCAGCAAGGCTGAGGCGGAAGCGGCAGAACAGGCAGCGCAGGCGGCGGGCCCCGGCCAGGCGGCTTACGCCGGCACCCCGTATCCGGGGCTTTCTCCGGATGCGGACCCCACCGCGGCAACCGGCGCAGCCGAGGCCGCCGGGCCCGGCGACTGCATCGACTGCATGGCTTGCGTCAACGTCTGCCCGATGGGGATCGACATCCGCGACGGCCAGCAGATGGAATGCATCACCTGCGCGCTGTGCATCGACGCTTGCGACGACGTGATGGCCAAGATCGGCAAGCCGCGCGGCCTGATCGACTATATGGCGCTGTCGGACGAGACGCAGGAGCGCGCGGGCAAGCCGCCCAAGAACATCTGGAAGCACATCCTGCGCCCGCGCACCATCATGTACACCAGCCTGTGGTCGCTGGTCGGTCTGGGGCTGCTGTTTGCCTTGTTCATCCGCTCCGACATCGAACTCACCGTGGCACCGGAACGCAACCCGACCTATGTGACGCTGTCGGACGGGTCGATCCGCAACACCTATGACGTGCGCCTGCGCAACAAGCATGGCGAGGACCGGGTGTTCAAACTGTCGATCAAGGGCGATCCGGCGATGCGGCTGCAGCTGGAAGGCACGGTCTATCACTCGGTGAACGTGCCTGCGGATACCGCGCTGCTGCAGCGGGTTTATATTGTCGCAGCCAAGGGGTCCGCGCCCGCGCAGACGGACGCCACCCCGGTTCGCATCTGGGTCGAGGATCTGATAAACGGGGAACGCGCCCACAAGGACACCACCTTTAACGGCAAGGGGAACTGA
- a CDS encoding LysR family transcriptional regulator: MDWLHMPPLAALRAFTAFAETGSVVQAGAALNVSHAAISQQLRALEAHLGAALLDRSGRALALTAEGAHLARALQLGFGAIQAAVKEIAQAGAARPLHVTCTPMFAAHWLMPRLPGFQADNPGIDLVLDPTGGLVELKPGGIDIALRYGDGNWQGLETEKLLASPMVVIAAPGLLDGRQVSAPEDLLDLPWLEELGTSEASHWLQSRGVSQGLRGPRTRLPGNLLMQAVKAGQGVAVSVRAFVEEDLAEGRLLALFTEGEGRGYHIATRPGVLRPEARKFIAWLRRQRQAL; this comes from the coding sequence ATGGATTGGTTGCATATGCCGCCGCTGGCCGCGCTGCGGGCTTTTACGGCCTTCGCCGAAACGGGGAGCGTGGTCCAAGCGGGTGCGGCGCTGAATGTCAGCCACGCTGCCATAAGTCAGCAGCTGAGGGCGCTGGAGGCGCATCTGGGCGCGGCGTTGCTGGACCGCAGCGGGCGGGCGCTGGCGCTGACCGCAGAAGGCGCGCATCTGGCGCGGGCATTGCAACTGGGCTTCGGCGCGATCCAGGCGGCTGTGAAGGAGATCGCTCAGGCTGGTGCCGCCCGGCCGCTGCATGTCACCTGCACGCCGATGTTTGCCGCGCATTGGCTGATGCCGCGGCTGCCGGGGTTCCAGGCGGACAATCCCGGCATTGACCTGGTGCTGGACCCCACGGGCGGCCTTGTCGAGCTGAAGCCCGGCGGCATCGACATTGCGCTGCGCTATGGAGATGGCAACTGGCAGGGGCTTGAAACGGAAAAGCTGCTGGCCTCGCCGATGGTAGTTATCGCTGCCCCCGGATTGCTGGACGGGCGGCAGGTCAGCGCGCCGGAGGATCTGCTGGACCTGCCCTGGCTGGAGGAGCTGGGCACCTCGGAGGCCAGCCACTGGCTGCAGTCGCGCGGTGTCAGCCAAGGCCTGCGCGGCCCGCGCACCCGGCTGCCGGGGAACCTGCTGATGCAGGCGGTGAAAGCGGGGCAGGGGGTCGCGGTCAGCGTCCGTGCCTTTGTCGAGGAGGATCTGGCAGAGGGCCGTCTGCTGGCGCTGTTCACCGAAGGCGAGGGCCGCGGCTACCACATCGCCACCCGCCCGGGCGTTCTGCGCCCGGAGGCACGCAAGTTCATCGCTTGGCTCAGGCGGCAGCGGCAGGCGCTCTGA
- a CDS encoding Hint domain-containing protein, translated as MAILDWVKDLIASKKGTAGDDLVDGTTGDDTIDAGDGQDTVAGEEGHDIIDSGAGDDIVYGDMGDGFEQGLDASPLVLDINNIQTVSHDGYTGSEGDYAVFSDIAVLEDGTSVWGRLVLVEKSNDYMSVQFGYEAGAEILLNGDSPGDRATFRLEFFDPATGEPVYLNSTATFNDVDDNSTYGDAEAVIIDGNSFTSFGVAENTSLGTAIDGSMVTATGSELNDYTDQDAWFSAGFEDRSSIEFTLQTRDGLAGFTLSGDVIEDAVVTPIEQGNDTVLAGDGNDVVYGQGGNDVLSGEAGNDSMEGGDGDDVLDGGAGADTLIGGDGGDTLSGGDGDDYIEGGAGNDSLTTGLGNDTLIGGEGDDTLRNSAGDDSLVGGVGNDSIVATDGNDTLEGGDGDDTMYGGNHDDLLVGGAGADLMYGEADADTFKMSDGFGNDTLEGGEAGNDYDTVNLSDVTTGVTVTYTGDEAGTITDGTDTITFSEIELLNLTDQGDIVDASADSAGVAIDAGKGDDTVTMGAGDDLITGGEGYDQLILTGGGGTDTVSDFSVGDDDADGFYNDQLDVSGLTGGTGPGGAVRAWDVSVTDDGFGNALLTFPTGEKLVLQGVAPAQLSTAPQLYSAGIPCFTPNVLLATRRGAVPAGQIRVGDMLQTADNGFQPVIWTGKRTLSPAELALRPHLQPYCVRPGGLLRPERPMLLSPQHRLLTGPQAFDRDTPFGESFLSAKLLAEIDRSCTLQPVANSPVTYVHLMTERHEVIFAEGIATETFWPGPEAMRGLCAADKRELFDLFPELAAVHGLTGEQGREQVRGVYGGLARLPLKRRDLKDLRAA; from the coding sequence ATGGCAATACTGGATTGGGTAAAGGACCTTATCGCCAGCAAGAAAGGCACGGCAGGCGACGACCTGGTGGATGGGACCACCGGCGACGACACCATTGACGCCGGCGATGGCCAGGACACCGTCGCCGGTGAAGAAGGCCACGACATCATCGATTCCGGCGCGGGCGATGACATCGTTTACGGGGATATGGGCGACGGGTTCGAACAGGGGCTGGACGCCTCGCCGCTGGTGCTGGACATCAACAACATCCAAACGGTTTCGCACGACGGCTACACCGGATCTGAGGGTGATTACGCCGTCTTCAGCGATATCGCTGTTCTGGAAGACGGCACCAGTGTCTGGGGCAGACTTGTGCTGGTCGAAAAGTCCAACGATTACATGTCGGTGCAATTCGGGTACGAGGCTGGCGCGGAAATCCTGCTGAACGGCGATTCTCCCGGGGATCGGGCCACGTTCAGGCTGGAGTTTTTCGATCCCGCCACTGGTGAGCCGGTCTATCTGAACTCAACCGCTACCTTCAACGACGTGGATGACAACAGCACCTATGGCGATGCCGAGGCCGTCATCATCGACGGCAACAGCTTCACCAGCTTCGGGGTGGCCGAGAACACGTCGCTTGGCACTGCAATCGACGGCAGCATGGTCACGGCCACCGGGTCGGAGTTGAATGACTACACGGATCAGGACGCCTGGTTCTCCGCCGGGTTCGAAGACCGGTCCTCGATCGAGTTCACGCTGCAGACGCGCGACGGCCTGGCTGGTTTCACACTGTCCGGCGATGTGATCGAAGACGCTGTTGTCACGCCCATCGAACAAGGCAACGACACCGTTCTGGCGGGGGATGGCAACGATGTGGTCTACGGCCAGGGGGGTAACGACGTCCTGTCCGGCGAAGCCGGCAATGACAGCATGGAGGGCGGCGACGGTGACGACGTGCTGGACGGCGGCGCCGGCGCCGATACGCTGATTGGCGGGGACGGCGGCGACACGCTCTCGGGCGGGGATGGCGACGACTACATCGAAGGCGGCGCCGGCAATGACAGCCTGACCACAGGCCTTGGCAATGACACGCTGATCGGCGGCGAGGGCGACGACACCCTCAGGAACTCTGCCGGGGACGACAGCCTGGTCGGCGGTGTTGGCAATGACAGCATCGTCGCGACCGATGGCAACGACACGCTGGAAGGCGGTGACGGCGACGACACCATGTACGGCGGCAACCACGACGACCTGCTGGTTGGCGGCGCGGGCGCTGACCTGATGTATGGCGAAGCCGATGCCGACACATTCAAGATGTCGGACGGGTTCGGCAATGATACGCTGGAAGGCGGGGAGGCGGGGAACGACTACGACACCGTCAACCTGTCCGATGTCACCACCGGCGTGACCGTTACCTATACCGGGGATGAGGCCGGCACGATCACCGACGGCACCGACACGATCACCTTTTCTGAGATCGAGTTGCTGAACCTGACGGATCAGGGCGACATCGTGGATGCCTCAGCTGACAGTGCCGGGGTGGCGATCGACGCCGGCAAGGGGGACGACACTGTCACAATGGGTGCCGGCGACGACCTGATTACAGGCGGCGAAGGCTATGACCAGCTGATCTTGACCGGCGGGGGCGGCACCGACACCGTCAGCGATTTCAGTGTCGGCGACGACGACGCCGACGGCTTTTACAACGACCAGCTGGATGTGTCCGGGCTGACCGGCGGCACCGGCCCCGGCGGCGCTGTCCGCGCCTGGGACGTCTCCGTCACCGACGATGGCTTCGGCAATGCGCTGCTGACCTTCCCCACAGGCGAGAAGCTGGTTCTGCAGGGGGTTGCGCCAGCGCAGCTCTCGACTGCGCCGCAGCTTTATTCCGCGGGCATCCCCTGCTTCACGCCCAATGTGCTGCTGGCCACACGGCGCGGTGCAGTGCCTGCCGGGCAGATCCGGGTGGGCGACATGCTGCAGACCGCCGACAATGGGTTTCAGCCAGTCATCTGGACCGGCAAGCGCACGCTCAGCCCGGCGGAACTGGCGCTGCGCCCTCATCTGCAACCCTATTGCGTCCGCCCTGGCGGCCTGCTGCGCCCGGAGCGGCCGATGCTGCTGTCCCCCCAGCACCGCCTGCTGACGGGGCCTCAGGCGTTTGACCGGGACACACCCTTCGGTGAAAGCTTCCTGTCCGCGAAACTGCTGGCGGAGATCGACCGCAGCTGCACCCTGCAGCCGGTTGCAAACAGCCCGGTCACTTATGTGCATCTGATGACGGAGCGGCACGAGGTGATCTTTGCCGAAGGCATCGCAACGGAAACCTTCTGGCCCGGCCCCGAGGCGATGCGCGGGTTGTGCGCTGCAGACAAACGGGAGCTGTTCGATCTGTTCCCCGAACTGGCGGCGGTACACGGCCTGACAGGCGAACAGG